The Zestosphaera sp. genome includes a window with the following:
- a CDS encoding adenosylcobalamin-dependent ribonucleoside-diphosphate reductase yields the protein MESLKVVKRSGGSEAFKLDKLTKSVHLAMSSAGFSDPSNAATVIDEVINEVLKNPEGLTTVRIADLVEKVLISKVVVDPRYELAARNYVLSRIYNDVFGKNGWTSFNPEDSRMSYYSLRVLASRYLMKNPSNGRFLETPKTLFERVAGHISSAEAQDREKWFREFYRLLSELRFIPNSPTLMNAGTKLGILSACFVLPVRDSMVTPEGEGIYDIVRAQAIVFQQGGGTGFSFSELRPEGDVVSSTASVASGPLSFMRLFDVNTDVVKQGGRRRGANMGVLHVWHPDIMKFIRSKSGELKDRSLQNFNISVGMYDWFFKHMSEGRPIPLINPRKTSIDGSSDSRKYAVVWARHYMDEEWVQEVIVDELEAHGGSIPLDESLIITWDEALAIAESENAIVGWEDPKAMFQEIVKNAWDSGDPGLLFIDTVNRRHPTWYVGKINATNPCGEEPLLEWESCNLGSINLEKYVQYVDGKPTIDWAGLGRDVMVAVRFLDDVIDVAKWPLPQLEWAARRTRKVGLGVMGWAHMLITLGIPYDSVDALYLAYYLSEWIAYNAYRASVELAKEKGPFPVWNPKLYRPFWIAAKSFDEVLSAAGVDLMTSNNVRAIVESRPAVDWNQLREEMIRYGLRNAALLSIAPTGTISIIADTSSSIEPIFALAFTRVVTVGTFVEVNNLFLNSLREYGLDNPEVISLITESGSVRHNPYIPRKLREIFVTAHDVEPTWHVLHQAVWQQWVDAGVSKTVNMRAEASVDDVRNVYMLAWKLGCKGITVYRDKSKSQQVIYFGAKLTRRMARERRMEGVGEPAETPRKGDEAGEEEVKSSEPLPEAGRRPQVRYRISSRYTLQEGEAGDCYTCGY from the coding sequence TAAGTAAGGTCGTTGTTGATCCTAGGTATGAGCTGGCTGCACGTAACTACGTCCTCTCAAGAATCTACAACGACGTGTTCGGTAAGAACGGCTGGACTAGCTTTAATCCTGAAGACTCTAGGATGAGTTACTACTCACTAAGGGTTCTGGCAAGCAGATACCTGATGAAGAACCCGTCCAACGGCAGGTTCCTCGAAACGCCGAAGACCCTCTTTGAGAGGGTTGCCGGGCACATATCTAGTGCCGAGGCCCAAGACCGTGAGAAGTGGTTCCGCGAGTTCTACAGACTGCTGAGCGAGTTAAGGTTCATCCCTAACTCACCGACGCTGATGAACGCCGGCACCAAGCTCGGCATTCTGTCAGCATGTTTCGTCCTTCCAGTTAGGGACTCCATGGTGACGCCCGAGGGGGAAGGAATATATGACATCGTAAGAGCTCAGGCCATAGTCTTCCAGCAGGGCGGCGGCACTGGCTTCTCCTTCTCAGAACTCAGGCCTGAAGGGGATGTAGTCTCCTCCACCGCCAGCGTGGCTTCGGGACCTCTCTCGTTTATGAGACTCTTCGACGTAAACACGGATGTTGTGAAGCAGGGTGGACGTAGAAGAGGGGCTAACATGGGGGTTCTCCACGTATGGCATCCCGACATAATGAAGTTCATCAGGAGCAAATCAGGGGAGCTTAAAGACAGATCCCTCCAGAACTTCAACATATCGGTGGGGATGTATGACTGGTTCTTCAAGCATATGTCGGAAGGAAGGCCAATACCCCTGATAAACCCCCGCAAGACCTCAATAGATGGGAGCAGCGATTCAAGGAAGTATGCAGTCGTGTGGGCAAGGCACTACATGGACGAAGAGTGGGTTCAGGAGGTTATAGTGGATGAGCTCGAGGCGCACGGAGGTTCAATACCCCTCGATGAGTCGCTCATAATAACCTGGGATGAGGCGCTAGCTATAGCGGAGAGCGAGAACGCTATAGTCGGCTGGGAGGATCCGAAGGCCATGTTCCAGGAGATAGTTAAGAACGCGTGGGATTCCGGAGACCCCGGACTTCTCTTCATAGACACTGTCAACAGGAGACACCCGACATGGTATGTTGGTAAGATAAATGCTACTAACCCATGCGGTGAGGAACCGCTCCTGGAGTGGGAGTCATGCAACCTCGGGAGCATCAACCTGGAGAAGTACGTGCAATACGTTGACGGCAAGCCAACGATTGACTGGGCCGGGCTGGGCCGCGACGTGATGGTCGCTGTGAGGTTCCTAGACGACGTGATAGACGTTGCTAAGTGGCCCTTACCCCAGCTGGAGTGGGCTGCCAGACGTACTAGAAAGGTTGGCCTAGGCGTCATGGGATGGGCGCACATGCTCATAACGCTAGGCATCCCCTACGACTCTGTCGACGCCCTCTATCTAGCATACTATTTGAGTGAATGGATTGCATATAACGCATACAGAGCCTCCGTTGAGTTAGCTAAGGAGAAAGGCCCCTTCCCAGTCTGGAACCCTAAGCTCTACCGACCTTTCTGGATCGCCGCGAAATCCTTCGATGAGGTACTCAGTGCTGCAGGCGTTGATCTCATGACGTCCAACAACGTTAGAGCGATAGTTGAAAGCAGACCAGCAGTCGATTGGAACCAGCTCCGTGAGGAGATGATTAGGTACGGGCTTAGGAACGCAGCACTGCTCTCGATAGCACCTACCGGCACCATATCAATAATAGCTGACACCTCATCCTCAATAGAGCCTATCTTCGCTCTAGCGTTCACCCGTGTGGTGACGGTCGGCACGTTCGTGGAGGTCAACAACTTGTTCCTAAACAGTCTTAGGGAGTATGGGCTCGATAATCCAGAAGTGATAAGCCTGATAACCGAGTCCGGTTCAGTCAGGCATAATCCATACATACCTAGGAAGCTCAGGGAGATATTCGTGACAGCACACGACGTGGAGCCGACCTGGCACGTCCTCCACCAGGCTGTGTGGCAACAGTGGGTCGACGCGGGCGTGAGCAAGACGGTGAATATGAGGGCTGAGGCAAGCGTCGACGACGTGAGGAACGTCTACATGCTCGCCTGGAAGCTTGGTTGTAAAGGTATAACGGTGTATAGGGATAAGAGTAAGTCGCAACAAGTGATATACTTTGGAGCTAAACTCACACGCAGGATGGCCAGGGAGAGGAGAATGGAGGGCGTTGGGGAGCCGGCAGAGACCCCGCGTAAGGGTGATGAAGCGGGGGAGGAGGAAGTGAAGTCCAGCGAACCGCTGCCAGAGGCCGGGAGGAGACCTCAGGTAAGGTACAGGATCTCCTCGAGATACACTCTTCAGGAAGGTGAGGCTGGAGACTGCTACACATGCGGGTACTGA